One Glycine max cultivar Williams 82 chromosome 3, Glycine_max_v4.0, whole genome shotgun sequence DNA window includes the following coding sequences:
- the LOC100803428 gene encoding uncharacterized protein, translated as MAKNIEKSIVPKEEEEEESGEEWCFECKDGGQMVVCDHNDCGKVYHPVCVNKDDSFFDIAKYWVCGRHFCFDCNERSKFHCISCPNGVCRKCFAASDFTVVRGVKGLCIDCSELAVIIERNLDHDSEGNKITLDDTETYEYLFKEYWDIIKVKEGLTSGDILAALPNYKKGKQIPHHKQICKGEEEKQTDLMSQVIDEDYKPDEDYKPAKRKRYNSEVKDGLTCDDIFAALPNYKKGKKIVHHKRICKGEEEKKNDLMSWEWDVVEDYKPAKQKGYNSEVKEGLTGDDIFAAQPNYKKGKKILHHNFFCKGEEKKNDLMSWESNINEDYKPSKRKGYYSETKEGLTSDDIFAAQPNYKKGKDFLHNKKYCKGEEEKQNDSMLRHSDEDYKPAKQNLEEFEGWGSKLLISFLASIGKCESEPLTQCDVNSLIHEYIKEKNLHHPEDKGKFLADERLFPIFRKKVMPKSQIYPLLEFHIAKKLDDSSVEKKDEKIENSSTDKHVNDQKTSMGSRLSSLIGKPPLKKGSFFIKHSRFVSITANNINLIYLKRSLVLELSKQPESFVVKAVGTFVRAKVDSNDSRQRKSYHLLRVLGVFFDEISNGTLLQVSFMDKAVPISELSDEDFTEQECEDLQQKVKAGLLPKLSVVEVQEKAEILHEDITKHRILTRLVYLQNQIDRANLRGRNREKIELLEEKEQLEQSWKQGEPLKSKPSVRPELIEAKYDEDSEEDDQ; from the exons ATGGCCAAGAACATAGAAAAGTCAATTGttccaaaagaagaagaagaagaagaatcaggGGAGGAGTGGTGTTTTGAATGCAAGGATGGTGGACAAATGGTCGTTTGTGATCACAA CGATTGTGGAAAAGTTTATCACCCGGTCTGTGTTAACAAGGACGATTCTTTTTTTGACATTGCAAAATATTGGGTTTGTG GTCGGCATTTTTGCTTCGACTGTAATGAACGTTCTAAGTTTCATTGTATTAGCTGTCCAAATGGTGTGTGCAGAAAGTGCTTTGCTGCCTCTGATTTTACGGTTGTTCGAGGGGTAAAAGGCTTATGCATTGACTGTTCGGAGCTTGCGGTGATTATAGAACGAAATTTGGACCATGACTCCGAGGGG AACAAAATAACCTTAGATGACACAGAAACATATGAATATCTATTCAAGGAGTATTGGGACATTATTAAGGTAAAAGAAGGATTGACTAGTGGTGATATCCTTGCTGCACTGCCCAACTACAAAAAGGGTAAACAAATTCCGCATCATAAACAAATTTGTAAAggtgaagaagaaaagcaaaCTGATTTGATGTCACAGGTTATTGATGAAGATTATAAGCCAGATGAAGATTATAAGCCAGCCAAACGTAAGAGGTACAATTCAGAGGTAAAAGACGGATTGACTTGTGATGATATCTTTGCTGCACTGCCCAACTACAAAAAGGGTAAAAAAATTGTGCATCATAAAAGAATTTGTAaaggtgaagaagaaaagaaaaatgatttgatGTCATGGGAATGGGATGTTGTTGAAGATTATAAGCCAGCCAAACAAAAGGGCTACAATTCAGAGGTAAAAGAAGGATTGACTGGTGATGATATCTTTGCTGCACAGCCCAACTACAAAAAGGGTAAAAAAATTCtgcatcataattttttttgtaaaggtgaagaaaagaaaaatgatttgatGTCATGGGAATCAAATATTAATGAAGATTATAAGCCATCCAAAAGGAAGGGGTACTATTCAGAGACAAAAGAAGGATTGACTAGTGATGATATCTTTGCTGCACAGCCCAACTACAAAAAGGGTAAAGATTTTctgcataataaaaaatattgtaaaggtgaagaagaaaaacaaaatgattcgATGTTAAGGCATAGTGATGAAGATTATAAGCCAGCCAAACAGAATTTAGAGGAGTTTGAGGGATGGGGATCAAAACTTCTCATTAGCTTCCTTGCATCCATTGGGAAATGTGAAAGTGAACCATTAACGCAATGTGATGTAAATTCTCTCATACATGAATACATTAAGGAGAAAAATCTTCATCACCCTGAAGATAAGGGGAAGTTCCTCGCTGATGAAAGGTTGTTTCCTATATTTAGAAAGAAAGTTATGCCAAAAAGTCAGATATATCCTCTACTGGAGTTTCACATTGCCAAGAAGTTGGATGATTCATCTGTGgagaaaaaagatgagaaaatagaaaacagtTCTACAGACAAGCATGTCAATGATCAGAAAACAAGCATGGGAAGCAGACTATCAAGTTTAATTGGAAAACCTCCATTGAAAAAGGgatctttttttatcaaacatagcCGCTTTGTGTCCATTACTGCCAATAATATAAACCTCATTTACCTAAAACGAAGTTTGGTGCTAGAGTTATCAAAACAGCCTGAAAGTTTTGTGGTTAAGGCTGTTGGAACTTTTGTCAGAGCCAAAGTGGATTCCAATGATTCTAGGCAAAGGAAGTCTTACCATCTCTTGAGAGTTCTAG gtgttttctttgatgaaatATCAAATGGAACTCTCTTGCAAGTTTCCTTCATGGATAAGGCTGTTCCCATTTCTGAGCTGTCAGATGAAGACTTCACAGAG CAAGAATGTGAGGATTTGCAGCAAAAAGTGAAAGCCGGCTTGCTCCCAAAATTAAGTGTT GTGGAGGTTCAAGAAAAGGCTGAAATTCTTCACGAGGATATAACAAAACAC AGGATTCTGACTCGCCTAGTCTATTTGCAAAATCAAATTGACCGTGCAAATCTTAGAGGAAGaaatagaga AAAAATTGAATTACTAGAGGAAAAGGAACAGCTTGAACAATCATGGAAACAAGGAGAACCGTTAAAGAGCAAGCCATCAGTTCGGCCGGAGCTTATTGAGGCAAAATATGATGAAGATTCTGAAGAAGATGACCAATGA